The genome window CAACACTATTACAATGTGTGGCGGTGTAATGGGTTGtgcattttgcattgaatgacAGTTCCGCGGTTCAAGCCTTAGCATGGCATTCTTGTCAGAGATTTAGAAAGAATTTAAGATTTACATCTCTCCATTACAtccaaaatgagaaaaataagtGTACATCGTTGGAAGGCTATGGGTATTGTGGAGGTTATATTCTTGTGGCAATTATGATCACAATTCTCTGTTGTAAAGGGACGAGTTAATGTCTTTAAGGAATGAACAGATTATATGATACCTTCGGTTGGATTAGGTTCAATGGCCTCCGTAGTCCTCCCTAAAGTTGTTTCTTGTGATTCCGTAGCCGCTTCAGTAGACTTCGATAGAGTGGTACCGGCGCTGGTTCCAGCAGCCATATCAGTTCCACTTGCTGAGACAGATGTATATGTTTCGTCAGAGCCTACTGTCGTGGCTGATTCTGGCAATGACGATGTGCTTTTGGTGTTCATTGTAAGATCACTGGTCTCTGCTACAGTCGTGTCAGACGTTGCGGCCAAAGTTCGCTGGTCGGTTGAAGTAAACGTCTCATCTGAAAATGGTTCGGTTGACACCGTCGTTGAAGCTTCGGCTACTGTTGTACCGACGTTTCCCTCGGTACCGCCGACCGTTTGTGAGGACATTAAAGGCTCTTCTGATGCTGTAAAAACTTCTGTGGTCATCATAGTCTCACTGTTTGCAGAGCCTGTGATTGGACCAGTCTGTTCTGTTTCCGCCAAAGTACGTGGGTCGGTTGCAGTAGACGTCCCATCTGAAAATGGTTCGGTTGATTTCGGCGTCAAGGTCCCGACTACTGTTGTAACGACGTTTTCCTCAGTTCCGCTTACAGTTTGTGAGGAAATTGAAGGCTGTTCTGATGCTGTAAGTATCACTGTGGTTGCAGATGTCTCACTAGTTGGGGAACCTGTGATTGGACCAGTCCGTTCTGTTTCCGCCAAAGTAAGTGGGTCGGTTGCAGTAGACTTCCCATCTGAAAATGGTTCGGTTGATTTCGTCGTTAAGGTCCCGACTACTGTTGTAACGACGTTTTCCTCAGTTCCGCTTACAGTTTGTGAGGAAATTGGAGACTGTTCTGATGCTGTAAGTATCACTGTGGTTGCAGATGTCTCACTAGTTGGGGAACCTGTGATTGGACCAGTCCGTTCAGTTTCCGCCAAAGTAAGTGGGTCGGTTGCAGTAGACGTCCCATCTGAAAATGGTTCGGTTGATTTCGTCGTTAAGGTCCCAACTACTGTTGTAACGATGTTTTCCTCAGTTCCGCTTAAAGTTTGTGAGGAAATTGGGGACCGTTCTGATGCTGTAAGTATCTCTGTGGTTGCAGATTCCACACTAGTTGGAGAACCTGTTTCCGTCAAAGTACGTTGGTCGGTTGCAGTAGACATTCCATCTGAAAAAGATTCGGTTAATATCGTCGCTGAAGTTCTGTCATTGACAACTGTTGTATCGATGCTTGCCTCTGTTCCGCTGACGGTTTGTACTGACGTTAAAGACTCTTCTGATGCCGTAAGTAACGATGTGGTTCCCATAGTCTCACTGCTTGTAGAGTCTGTGATTGGCCCTGTCCCTTCTGTTTCCATGGTGAATATCGTTGTTAGCGAACTAACCGTCCCAGTCGTTGCGGAAATTTCCAAAGTTTGTACTTCTGAAGTGGAATCCGTCAGCTCCATCGTTGTGAGTAGACCAGTGAGCCCGTCCTCCGTTACTCCTGTCCCACCTGTAGTACTAACGGACTGCACAGAGGTGAACGTCCCAACTGATCCTGTTTGCGTCTCCACCACTTCTGTCAGACCTTCACCTGTTACAACCGTTCTCTCGGGGCCGCTGACGATTGAGGTAGCGGTGTCTGTATTCAGGTCCGTACGGAGTGACATTGTCTCGGTTACTTCCAAAGTTGCTTCCGTTGTAGTCGGTGTCCGCGAGGACGTTTCTCCGTTGAAGTCGGTACTTGCGAACGCTGCGGAGGATGTTAGCGTTTCGGTCAGGGTGAATGTTGCGTCGGTTGTTACCATGGTTGCTGCTGTATCGGTACGACTCGAGATTGTGGAGGGCGATCCTGGTCCTGTCTCGGTGATGACAAACGTGGCAGTCTGTGTGTAGTTAGCAGATGTGGGATTCGTAGTGGCTGCAAATGCTGTGTAACGGAAAAGTTCGATATTGCACATGGTTTAGATCAAAgaatattattttatttgtctGTCATTCAACATTGCTGACGTGTCCAAGTTTCCAAACTATACCTTCGAAGTCTTTACATTTTGAACGTAACACGGTAAGTGAAACGCTGTTGTAGGTTTGACGAAATTATCGGTTGCATTTTAACAGAAATAGTAAGCCCTCCGTCTTTACAAGGCAGTGATATGAGTAAGTATCATCTACCGGTATGTAAATTAGTTGAGTGATGGTGTCGTCAGTTAACACTTCTCCAATTGGTCGGCCTGCACACCCGAAATCCATATCTAAACTTGAAGTAAACGAAGAATTAAACCATAATCATAAAACTATACTGATTTAGCAAATGAGTGTTTCTGTTAAGGACACACTCGTCACTTCTAGAGATGTGCCCCAAGCACTTTCATATTGACCGCGTGTACATACCGTACATTCATatttgctggaaataaatgtcaCTGAACTTAGAACTTGAATGGAACAtggcatagaaaaaaaaactgtttcaCGCAAGTGAGTGTTCGTTCAATTTTGCAAACAATTGACGTCTTGAATGCAAGAGGGGTGAAGATATGggtgtgattttattttttttttcaatttgtacaaagggagacaaattgaagaaaatcataCCCCAGTTGAATCTTTGTTGTATGTTTCACTTCGTAGACACTACCACTGTGCCAGTAATATCCAGTAGTTGATCACATTAAAGTGATTAGTACAAACTCACATTCTCCACACACGCGACCTGGGAGGGTGTCTGGAAAGTAATCCGTAAAACCGTCGTGGCAGGTGCAGGTGAAACCGCCCGCAACGTCCGTGTCCGTACAGTTCGCATCAGGCGAGCAGTCATTCAGTGCGTTTGCGCATTCATCGACAGCTGTAGCGTTACAAAATATAAGAGACAGCGAGAGAGAGAACTAAAATTTGCCGCAAGTATACTTACTTACGTGCATATTCTCCGAACAGGTCAGTAGAATATTTTCTCACTTTGCATGATACCTTATATCATATTCGTAACTATATATTAATTCTTATTCTGGATCCTGTTGATCAGAAGAACAAgagcattttcattttcaaagttcGCATCGcaaaatatacattacaaaatCAACAATCCATGATgacaacagaaatgaaagacGTCTGATCCAATTTTGGTCATACAATACAGCATGTGTAAACATCGATACAATTCGaaatcacaataaaaaaaaagcatctgctgaaaatacaaaaacagaaaaggacCTATTATTCCTCGCATATTTCTCACGTTTGAAAACAACGGAAAGATACTGATACCTTGAACTATTACGTCACTAATGTCGTCAGAGCGTATTCTGAGCGAAATTGGCGTCTCGCTTGATGTGTCGTTGGCGAAACCCGCGTTCTGCATCAGCTGTTCGAAGATGAGAGTCTGGAGTGCCGTGGCGTTACCGGCAAAAGAGCCAGAGAAATCCAATTCCACGTTAACCACAACGCTTCCCTCAATGAAGTTGATGACGTTTACAGATTGAAAGTCATCTTCTCCGAGCTGTCCGGAGAAGAGCGCGGCGagctgaaaagaaaatgtagataATGTTTGAGAGTAATATTGTAAGCTTGAAACACGGGAACGTGGCCATATCATGAGATTGCTCTGGAAAGTTTTGTCCCTGTCTATTGCAACAGTTACTTCTATTAAGTtgcatgttatatatatatatatatatatatatatatatatatatataagcgaagaaaaaaaaacatttttgaagattctatGGAAATTTTATGCTATTTACATTGGTGATGACCTATAGGAAATATCATACATTGAACTATGGGTAGATGAcgattttgaccccccccccttcattaaatcaacacaaaacaaaaacgtaaGTGAGACaataatcatatttctttttcaccGACTGATTTGTTCATAGTCTCGAGAAGACAGTACAAATATGAAAGCAATATCTCCCTGCTGTACATACCTTAGTAAACACTCCATCGTTACGTAAAGAACATAATTCAAGagattaaactttttttttaatttataacCTTACAATATCACAAATATCAGCATTGTTCTTCAATTCCATATATGTCTACGATATCGCAGAAGAGATAGACACGTGCAAGTGTTATTGCCTTCGATGGTAGTTCTcctgtttttctttattcattgcCATCGTCACAGCGTCGGGTGTGTAGGTTTTACaatatagtaatgataatatataatatacaagcgttgtatatatatatatatatatatatatatatatatatatatatattatatataaggCGTTGGCGTTCAAAAGCTTTGGCgtgccaaagacccgggttcgattcccggcggagaccaactttttttttttatttcctctctgatatcacacacacacacacacacatatacatatatatatatatatatatatatatatatatggaaagaAATACATCATAATTTCATTATACTCACAGCATTTCTTACTGCTGTGGCAAGCTCCTGATACTGGGTTGAATTCGGATCATTATAAGCGTCTGCGAAATCTGCATTCTCACCGTCAATCTCCACAATAACTATGGACACTGCGAATGTAACTGCAGCTGTAGAAGAATCAGAGGTACTGTGTATTAGTTCTGGTATGTATGACGGGGATACTGCTGTTTCTAACATGCCTGATAGAAATATACTGCAATGCGGACCATTAATTAATCATCGAAATAAACCCTTACGCAGTTTCGGTGAAGATATTTCATCTCCAGAtacatacaacatatatcatttTCGAGTGCCAAATGGGTTTCTTCTTTAACATCTTCTGTCATGACATTTATTAATGCTTTAAAGACAATGGACTGGTTAATGTTCATTTGCATGAGGGTAGTGATCATCTTCACCTGTATGACGTGTATGGCATCGTAAGCATGGTTAGTTTTGGTTAGTGAGAGAATAAAGCGCGATAAAAAAGGCTAAAATTAAAAGTGCCGGAAAGCCATGTCATCGGATGTATATCCCCTATTTGTTCACCTTTATTACACATATAGTAAGTGAATTACTCCTCTGCTCACAACATatctcatgtttttttttttaaatgaaaccgGCATTCACGATTCAGGAgcagaaaaaaatggaaacaataatatcattttcataagaggtttcttattatctcaccgaaaaaaaaaacctgaagttatgtatcaaccaaaactatacgatccctttaaatctaTTACATTACCCTCCACGTGACCGACTCACTTATGCATTGACCAGTTACGGTGTCCCGAGTACTTCCGGGTCGACAGGAACAGCTGTAACCTCCTTCGGCATTCTCTTCGCAGAGCTCTGTCTCGAAGTCGCATGCGTTGCTGCATTCGTCTGTAGAGATGTCAAATGTTACCGAACTTAATTACACACGTTCAATACCATCAAAGAATGAAGTGGAAGAAAATTTTGCTTCCTCTTTTTCCATCATATTCATGCTACCTTATACTGTATAAGTTAAATGATAACAAGCAAAGGAAGTTATTGACTACATAATTTATAAAGAATATCAATTTTACCGTCATCTATGTGTTAGAACTATATTTCCCTGTTTCGATATTGCCTGACCAATATATTTACCGCTCGCAGAGAGGAAAAAGTAAGTTACCAGTTGTCAGCTCTCGTTCTGGATTTCAATACCCAATGAAGGGAATTCAATATGATAATTCGTAGACTTAAAGATTGTTGGTAATTTAGTGATGacacaaaaaaagtgaaatgtattgaTGATGAGATGGATACGAATAAGGTGAAATGcagctttaaagaaaaaaatgaatgcacaTTTCAAATGAAGAGGTCTGCAAAGAAACGAAGCTGCgaaagaagaaggaaatggTGGACAGTTTTCAATCGTGTATGTCGATTCTACGTATGCCTTATGTGATTGATGGGCGTAGGGGAGCAAGCTGATGTTAGCCGGTAAAGGGTCTGGACTCTCACTCAGGAGATTCAAGATTCATATCCTGCCAAGGAGTGTACATCGTCTGACAAGCTGTTCTATACAAAATGTTTAGATCGCCAAGATTTGTATGTATCATATGCCTATCTAACTCGGATAGCTGATTATGAGGGAAACTGATTATGAGAGGAGCCCTCCCATTCAAAGAGCAGAGTTCACACTACCACAGTCGTACCTTGAGTTAAAATCGGGATTATTGATTATTGTGGTTGCTAattcatcattgttatttttttgggTATTTctgtcatcataatcatcaatatcattagtATTTATTTGTTATCACTATCACGtaataatgttatcattatcatctctgTAATCATCGTGttaatattcattatcatcaccgtttttattctaattttcagtacactgtatcattagcATGATTCTTTGTATTGACAATGTCATTATCAATAATAactctatcattatcattgccattGTTTTTGTAACTGCCTTGTGGCATTTCCTTGCTTCAGCAACATGATGAGTGAACATGATGAGTGAGCATGATTTGCTGTTTGTAATAAAAGACTGATTAATCGAGAATATCCTAAGAAACACGTCAGTCTGACAGACTGAACACATTATTGCCATTTACCAGTGCAACAGGTGGTGATGGTATGGCACTGATGATATTCAATACATTTGTTAGAAAATTCATGCATTCAATTTTGATGTGTTTTTAAGCTGATGGAATGAACATAATATATCATTACCTCTACAAACGTCATCCACGAGCTCTTTGTCCGGTTGGCATACACACACAGGCCCATTTGACGATTCTGCACAATACTGCCCATCGGTGCAGCTACCTGTTCCGCATGGTTCTgacgcaaaaaaacaacaacaacaaaaacaaaaatatgtgaagAGAGAGGGACACCGTTTAAGGATGTACACATAATATTGCAAAccattaaaagaatgaaaatgattcaCCAAATGTGTGTGACAGATTATGTTTTCATCTATAGGTTGACAGTCAAGGGTCATATATGGCACGGATTGATATCAAATTTATTTGTAAAGAAATTCTTTTTAGTCAGTATTGCTGCgatgtgatatcttgatttgCCAGCATTTGAGAACATTTTGTCGATGTGGATACATCAACCCTTGTCATTTCATTCGTGGATGCATTTGGTCATTTTGTAAGTCTTGGAAATATATTGGTATATTCTACATAATAATGATTGCATCTTGATTCGACTCTGTCAAATATTATTACCTTCCGGCACAGTTGGCTCCGGGGCTTCTGTAGTTCTCTTGTCTGTAATTTCGTCAACCTCTGTTGTGATTCTTATCGTTCTACTCGAAGTTGTAATGTCTGTTCTTTCTCCGGACGTAATGGTGTCTGTTGTAATCCCAGTCACGCCGGATGTAGAAGCCGGGTCCAACTCGGTTTGCGTTTGCGTCACTGCAGCATCAGTGGACGTCTCTGTATCAGAGTTAGTGTAGACTGTTGTTTGGATTTCGGTTTGCATAGATGTGGCAGTCCTACTGGCAGTTGGTTCAATTGGCTCCGTTTCTTGCTgattttctgtctgtgtgtaaaCAGCAGTGTTCGCTGTCTCCATCGTGGGGCGTTCAGTCAGTTCATTCGTCGTGGCATAAATCATTGTTGTCATAGATGCAGTATAAGTGGCAACGGGTTCGGTGAGTGAGTCCGTGTTTTCTGTACTCGAAGAATCCGTTGGGGTGAACGCCGTTTCCCTTTCCGTGTATGCCCTTGTTTCCGTGTACGCTTCTGAAATTCCATCCGTGCCACCCCGTTCCGTGATTGTATTTACGTTGTCGTCAGTCACAACTACGTCGGTTGCTGTCACGCCCAACGTCATCTCATCTGTGTAGCCCTCTGTCTCCGTCGTCGCGTCACGGTCTGTGCCTTGGTCCGTGTAGATAGATGTCGCGGATTCCGTCTCCACGTCCGTTAACGTTGTCTGAGACGCACTGACGTCGAGAAGGGACGTCGTTTGCCTTTCCGTGAAGACATCTGTCACTTCGTTCTCCGTCACTCCAGTACTTGGGTCTGCCGATGAAACTGTCACTGTCTGTGTTGACAACAATGTTCTTTCAGTCGTGAAAGCGTCGACTGTGGTTGTAAATGTCACCTCCGCGTAATCAGTCGTTGCGCTTTTCGTTGCAAGCATTTCGGTTTGCGTTGCGTTTGTATCCCCTTCTGTGTAAACGTTTGTCACTGCAATGGTTTCTGTTATATCCTCATCTGTGATATCTGTGCTGAAACGGGTAACAACGCTTGTCACAGTTTCCGTAAAGTCTGCACTGTCTGTGCGTAGCTCGTGTGTCGTTGCGGTAACGGTATCTGCTTCTGTTTCCACCACGTCTGTTGATTCATCCGTGCCGTATCCTGTGCCGGTGCTTAACACCGTGTCTGTGTTGGTGTCTGTAGAATCTCTTTCCGTTGTCTGCGTGCCAGTCTCGGTAGCTATTTCTGCCAGAGTGCTTGTGTCTGGATCGCTGACACGCTCTGTCTTGGTGATCACTGTTATTCTGTTGGATTCTGTCATTCTTATTGTTTCGCCATCGGTGACAGCCTCACTTGGCTCGATGGAAGATGTCGCAGATACCGCAGTTGTTTTTCTGTCTGTACTGTAGAAAGAATCTGTTGAAAATTCGGTAAAGAGCGCCGACACTTCTAATGACGTTGTCATGTCTGTAGCCAGACTTCTCTGAGTAGCTTCGTCTGTCACTATTATGTCGACTTTGGTAGTTTCAAAAGGTACTTCTGTTGAAACAGGTTCTTTTGTCAAATAGagggaacaaaaagaaagtataaaaaaTAGCAGCTGCAAGATACCTGCCAAAGTCGCATCATAAATAAGGGATAATGCAAGCAGTTCAAGTACAACAATACACAAATAACGAATTCAtgatcaaaataataaaaagatacTATAGCCATGATAACGAGATTATGTAGATATTCGTTATATACATAGATATTATATAGATATCAGACATATGACTCATTTGCCTTACAAAGTAATTCTGTAGATTGTGTTAGAATAAACCTCAAGGGAACTAGATTTCATGAAGCACTTCATTATTAGACAGCAGTGATATGGTATATTACATAGTTTCTCATTTTAATGCAACGAATTACTATAGTACATTAGTTTGCTACGTTAAAGAACTTGAGCGCAATATTTTAGCATTGAACACCCAGCAAATGTGGATAAAGCACTTTCTATTGTTAGCACTTGCTtcattgtaatcattatcattaatattaggataatttttattgtttaacgATTATTCTTTCCGTCAATAGTCATACATTTAGCATATTTTTGGTTTGTATTTGTTACGCCGCTGTGTgaagcagaaaacaaaacaaaacaaaaccggaCAAATAAAATATTGTGATATTGCATAGGTAACTCTTCTGTAGTCTTACCTGGGCACGTGAAGGACGGGTCGGACCAGCTCCCGTCGTTGCATTCCAGAGAGGCCTGGTCTAGTGAGTTATCACAGGTGAATGTTTGACTCACTCCGTTCTCGTAGTCACCTTCCGGCTGAGACGCAGGAGGTGAATAGCATGGGGCTTTTGTGAGAGATATACCAAGAAAAagagtgatatatatatatatatatatatatatatatatataatcatatataatatatatttacataaaatcgggggcctgtttcataaaacttgtcatcagtgacaagttgtcatagatgtgacaagctactgaaatgcttgcatctgattggctgagagcaaatttgtcatagaaatgtggcagttgtcactgatgaaagttttatgaaacgggccccagattaTATTCCGccaataaaaaaatgaaaatacaagtaaATCTAATTGAATCCAATTAAGCTGAAATAATGTAATGGGTTTGCCCTTTTTTTCCCTTGCAGAAACCATATGGTGCTTTACAAAAACAGTCTTTCATGTAAGATTATTGACCTTGCCaccttttcaatttcaatttcaatactTTTAATTTTTTCAATCGAAATCACCAAATAGATTATGGagagttgtttttttgttatttcactGCCAAATATATCATGGGGGAATTCATGATTAAACATGCTTCTACCTAACTTGTCCTAAAGCAATTATTTGTAATGATCTTTAAAGAAATTATGCCAATACATATTATTCCGTTTCAGTAATCTGCGCAATACAGTGTACCCGCTACTGTGATTTCTTTCATGTATTAGAGATGTTATTTGCAGCGAAATCTCGGGCAAAGTAGAccaactcatttttttttttttttaccaagacACTCACAACCTGATAACGAGATGCTGTTGTGAGCAATGTAGCAACCGCGGTGTAACCTAAATATTTGATCTTGAAATGATTGGTTTATTTCACCACGGTCTCAGAAGATACAATGTCATTCGGAACCACAGTTCGAGTCAACAAACgaaattgtgtatgtgtgtgatgtgttgttgttgttgttgttgttattgttgttgttgttgttattattattattattatttagcaTGAGTCATCATAATGTTTTATTAACTTGACACTTTTAAGAAAACTATGCGATGTATTTACCGCGGCAAGATGTTTCGCTCGGAAGGGGAGACCATTCTCCATTGTTACATGTCGTAGTCTCAGGACCATGTAACGTATTGTAATTCTCGGCGCAAGTGTAGGTAGCAGTTTCCCCGTGTTGGAATGTTTCTCCTGATTTTTCTAGGGATTCCTGATTAGCCGCTGGATCGTCACAGTCCACTGAAAGACAAAATCATTGATAGATAtaaatttctttctgtttttcttgatGAAAAAGCTAGAATTGCACACATAAAAAGCAATAGAATTGGTTTGGATAGCATTTCAACGTAAACGATGTTCGAAGTCTCCTCTTCAACAGAACTGgcaatgtgtacttttgtcaCACAACAGACGCTCTCGTCAAATGAATTCCTAAGATTCGTCTCTTTTGTGCTAAAAATTTCTCACACGGTGACAAAATCAATGCAACGTATATCATGCAAAAGAATGACTCAACTTAACACTGACTTAATGTGTCTATGCTTGCCCTCAAATCAATAGAATGTTCATGCTTTAGAAAGGACAAGAAAGAATGGATGTGAAATAATAGAATTCATAAAAGCTTAGCTCTAGTCGTTGGACTGCAGGTTTCCGCAAATGCTACAGTGCTAATAGAATACGAATTATACAAGTTTTATGGCAACGCGAACAGAAAGGAAATAGTATATTTCTCGTGTTtcatgctttcttttctttatcttttttatgtatctacacgctttcttttctttcttttctgtgcTGTAAATTGAGAGCAACAGCCTTGATttttatttcgatatttttattacattt of Diadema setosum chromosome 15, eeDiaSeto1, whole genome shotgun sequence contains these proteins:
- the LOC140238771 gene encoding uncharacterized protein; this encodes MTNNRMSSVLIVIWALIELCAAQCQRPDGLDANIQLSPDLMTYSAGSFITVACMDGSTMTDGATFTLCQSNAFSFSLTDVVCSLDCEDPAANQQSLNKTGEIFQHGDTANYTCAENYNTLHGPETTTCNNGEWSPLPSDSSCRAPCEAPSAASPRGLYENGESRTFSCDTSPSDVATLTCNDGNWDGTDLTCSGCALPTSLDANIQLTPDRTTYLDGSFITVACMDGSTMTAGATFTICQSDSFSFPLTDVVCSLDCDDPAANQESLEKSGETFQHGETATYTCAENYNTLHGPETTTCNNGEWSPLPSETSCRAPCYSPPASQPEGDYENGVSQTFTCDNSLDQASLECNDGSWSDPSFTCPEPVSTEVPFETTKVDIIVTDEATQRSLATDMTTSLEVSALFTEFSTDSFYSTDRKTTAVSATSSIEPSEAVTDGETIRMTESNRITVITKTERVSDPDTSTLAEIATETGTQTTERDSTDTNTDTVLSTGTGYGTDESTDVVETEADTVTATTHELRTDSADFTETVTSVVTRFSTDITDEDITETIAVTNVYTEGDTNATQTEMLATKSATTDYAEVTFTTTVDAFTTERTLLSTQTVTVSSADPSTGVTENEVTDVFTERQTTSLLDVSASQTTLTDVETESATSIYTDQGTDRDATTETEGYTDEMTLGVTATDVVVTDDNVNTITERGGTDGISEAYTETRAYTERETAFTPTDSSSTENTDSLTEPVATYTASMTTMIYATTNELTERPTMETANTAVYTQTENQQETEPIEPTASRTATSMQTEIQTTVYTNSDTETSTDAAVTQTQTELDPASTSGVTGITTDTITSGERTDITTSSRTIRITTEVDEITDKRTTEAPEPTVPEEPCGTGSCTDGQYCAESSNGPVCVCQPDKELVDDVCRDECSNACDFETELCEENAEGGYSCSCRPGSTRDTVTGQCISESVTWRVM